The sequence below is a genomic window from Felis catus isolate Fca126 chromosome A2, F.catus_Fca126_mat1.0, whole genome shotgun sequence.
AGCACTCACCATATTGTACCAGGCACTGATGAGCAGCTTTTCTTCCTGCTCCCGCTGGCTTCGACTCTTCTCAAAGTCCATCTGCCAAAGAGGCAAGAGTCAAGGGCCCAGatatgctggggtgggggtgggggtggggggcgggcggggtgggCAGCGACAGCGAGAAGGGATGAGGACACCCACCTCCAGGTGTCGGATGCGGACGTCCCGCTCCCGGAGCTGCGTCCTCAGGGTGTGAAGTTCTGGGGGTGCCCCTCCGGGTGGCCGCTGTTTGGGTTCCAGGGTCTGTATGACCTAGGGGTCGGGGAAGACACAGCCAGGGTGACCTTGGCCTTTCAGGCCCCTGGATGTGTTGGGCCGGGTTCAGGGTGACGGCTCACGGCGGTGGTGCAGGAGTCTGTGATACGATGGGGTGTGACCAGGGCGGAAGCGGAGGGCACAGGGGTGCACGCTGGCGGGAGGCACGACAGCCTCGGCGGGAGGCCCACGGAGCACCCGGTGTCCTCACCGTGCGCGCCTTGTCCACGTAGCGGCGGTACCGCTCCTCCATGGCCCGCAGGTCCGCGTCCTTCTTCTGCAGGCTGTGCTGCAGCTCCTCGATACGCCGGgctgctgggggggggcggggcaaggTGACCCCTCAGCTCCCGGCCAAGCTTGGCACCACCCCCCCCACGCAGCCGCTGAGGCCCACTCACTGCTGCTGTCAGCGGGGGGCTCCAGCTCCTCAATATACTCTCGCTTCCGCTGCAGCTCCAGATCTGCCTCATGCAGCTTCTGCCTGCGGACGGAGGAAGGGGAGCCGCAGGCTGACCTCCgggcccccttccctcctcccaccggTGGCCACAGCCTACCCAGCCGGCCGACACGCGCCTGCCCGGCTGCAGAGATCTCTCTGTGTGCCCCACGCCCCGAGCACAGAAGCCGCGTGCCCTGGTCCCACCATCTGCTCAGCCGCTGGAGTCACCACCTTCCCCGCCCCCTAGTCCGGTGGCCCCTGGGCCAGCCCCCCGCCGTGTGTCCACTTCTCTCCGTGCCCCGGCCCGCCTACTGGCACGGGCACCATCACCCCTTGCCGGCCTCTTCTGCACTCAATCTCAATTCCTTTCTCCACCCAGCAGCCAGGGATCTTTCTAGCAGGCAAATGTCTTCCGACCAAAAGAAATGCCGGGTAAAAAACTACAGTTCTGCTGCCTGCTGCAAAAGCCAAAGGATCTGATAACGCCCCCTGCCagtgagatgatgatgatgatgatgatgatgatgatgatgatcgtGCACTGGATATGGAACATAGTAGAAAGACCTAATAGAGAAACCTGGGCTACGTCTCAGGTTACCAAGGCACGTGCCCTCTGAGCCACCATTTCCACTTTCGTGACAAATTCGCACACAAGCGAAATGAGGCGTGTGCAAGGTTTTACTCTGCTGCACTGTTGGCAATCGCAGATACCTAGGATGACTTAAACACGTGAGGCCCTTCGCAAAGAAAGGCTACAGGCCAGCCCTTCTGGATTGAAATTTTACAGGTGAATCAAGCCCTAATGTTTCCATATATCCATCCTCTGTAAGGAAATAACTTTTTCCGTGCTCCCGGCGGGCGCAGGCTACACTCCATCCTTGGTGGAACTGAGATGGGTCACACAAGTCATTTTCTGGGAGGCCCGATTTCCCCATGGACCCCCAGTtgacaaaggcaacaaaaaccgATTCATATGGCGACGTTCCCCAGCCGTCTTCTTAAGGAGGAGAAGCCAAGTGCAGACTAGCAGATAGCCCGTTACCTTTCACGTAACTAAGGaatcagaataaaaatgtatattcatattcatttgcATGTGCTTAAAAAACTTTGTAAGGATTGTTGTAATAAGCTAatatgaatgggggtggggtggaaactGAGTCAATGGGGGGACTAAGAGGTATACCCCTTCTCTCTATATTGCTCAGTATATAgatctctatatatctatttttaataaaatgtatttgttttgagagacagagagagagcgagcaagcaggataggggcagagagagagggagagagaatcccaagcaggctctgcactgtcagtgcaaagcccgatgtagggctcgaactcatgaactatgaggtcgtggcctgagccgaagtcagatgcttaaccaattgagccacccaggcaccctatattttggtttttaaggTATGAATGTAATAGCTACttaaggtagtttttttttttttatttttcgaagtttatttatttattttgagagacagagatgcagagagaaaatcccaagcatgctctgtgttgtcagtggagagcccaatgtggggcttaatctcaacattgtgagatcatgacctgagccaaaaccgagtcgggtgcttaaccaactgggccacccaggcaccccaaaatatttttttattaatttttttttaatgtttatttaattttgacacagagcatgagcaggggaggagcagagagagagggagacacagagacacagaacctgaagcaggctcctgtctctgagctgtcagcatagagccagacatggggctcaaactcatgaactgtgagatgatcacctgggtgactcagtcggttgagcgcccaacttcgctcaggtcatgatctcacagttcgtgagttcgagccctacatcgggctctgtgctgacagctcggagcctggagcctgcttcggattctgtgtctccctctctctctgcccctcccctgttcattctctgtctctctctctctcaaaataaacaaacattaaaataaaatgaagtgaaaaagtaaaaggcaactgtCATTTGGTCATGCTACCTTACTGAAACtccctccatggctccccattgTTCCCCCGAAACAGTTCTTACTCCTTCCCTTGGCTCATGAGACCCTACTTGATCTGAACCTTCTATGTTTTGGCTTATTGCTTCTCctcatatgacacccagtgtcCCCCACACCTGTGCCCCAGACTTTCCTCCCACCCGAGTGCCCTCCCTCTGGGACTCACAGATGCTCCTCCAGCTTCCTCTTCAGTAGGGTGGACTGGGGGAGAGAACAGGCACTGGGTGAATGGGGGGCCCAGGCGTCCCAACTCCATCTTGGGGTGAGGGTAGAGGGTGCCACCCTGGGCCCACGGTACTTACGATGGACTGCAGGGGGCATCgagcagcagggaggagagagaggagggttactggGGGGCACGAGggagggccaggcagggaggaggtgggcacTCACATCCTCCGTCTTGCCCCCCTGCTCTTGCAAGGCCTTCTGTAAGTCCTCCACCTGGGCCCGCAGCTCCAACAGCTGCTGCTGGTTCAGCCTGCAGGAGTGCGGGGCCGCTCAGTGCCTGCGCCCGCCCTCCGCCCCGCACCCCACGCCCCCTCCAcgcggaccccccccccccccccggggtccTCACCGCAGCTGCGTCTCCAGCCCGTGGCGCGCGCGGTTGGCCTCCTCCAGGTGGCGCTGCAGCTCCTCCTGCCGCTCCCGGTAGGCCGCCTCCTGCTGGCACAGCTGCTTGTTCTCCAGCTGAAGCCGCAGGAGCGTCTCCCTGCCGACCGGGGAGTGAGCAGGGCTGGAGACAGGTCAGCCCGCAGGCCTGCCGGGGCTCTGGCGGGGAGACTGGGCGGACAGGGCTAGCAGAGGGACAGAGCCCCGGGGAAGAGCCCCGTTAGATCCTAGGGAAGGGTCAGAGTACTGGGGACCCGGCCTAGGCGTGGGTGGGCAGAGCGCCGGGGAACCAAAATGGGCGGGGCTTTgagctgggcctgggggtggAGCCAGGCGAGGGCGGGGCTACAGGAGCAGGTTAGAACCTTCCTGAAAGCAAGACTGCGGGAAAGCAAGACGCAGAAAGGGGAagaactggggtgggggagttCATCGGGGCAGGACAGAGGGCACTGCACCTAACAGGGTCTACAGTGAGGGCAGGGCTATGCCCTGGGGGCAGAGTCCGACGGTGAGCAGGGCTGAGGGTAGGATTTTTTGTTCGGTGGGTGGAGCCAGATGGGTTGGACCTAATTTGTGCGGTGAGGATGGTTCCCGGAGAGGCAAGCTGGGGCTAGAGGGCTTGCCTCCAGGCAATAGGGCTAGAGCTCCCGCCAAATAAGGGCAGAATTAGGAGTGAGTGGGCCTAGGAGCCAGGGGAGGACTTGGGAACCCAACACAGCAGGCCAGGCTAGTAGTAGGTGCCTGCACTGGGGGCGGAGCTGAGGGTGAGCTCTGGGTGCAGCTAGACCTCGGAGCGACCCCAGGATACCTCAGCTCCGCAGGTAGGATCTCTGCTGCCAAGTTTTCCACAGCTGGTGAGGTGGGATCCAGCGAAGGGTCTGGAGAGTGTGAGAAATGTCTTCAGGTTCCTGCACAGCTCCTGCCCCCATCCCTAGGGTTCACTTTCCAAGAGTCATCTTTGGGGACTCAAGTTCGACCAAAAGACTGGGTTAACATAAGCCTCACCCCCCAACCTGACAGCGGGCGGTGATGCCTGCCCCGAGTTTGCCCTGATCCCCAGGGACGGCCCCTGCCATTTCTTTCCGTTCTAGCCTGTCTCCGAGGTGGCCTAGATCTGCCCCCGGCCTGGACAAGGCCTGGGACGCCTTTTCTGTCTGCCCTAACGGCACCTAAGGCTACCCGTGCCCCAGGCCCTTGGGATGACAGGCCTCCAACTCACCGGCCTGGGTCAGCCCCCGAGGCTGCAGCTGGGCGCAGCGCAGTTCCTCATTGGCCTCCCGCAGGGAGTCCCGCTCTGCCAGCAGCCGCTGGAGGACGGGGTGCAAGACGCCACTTGAGGCAGGGTTGGCTTCCTGGGGACTGGGCTATGCTAAGATGGACAGGGTGGGGCTTGGACGCGGGACTTCAGCCTCACCTCCTTCTCCTTTGTCACCAACTCATACTTTTCCTCCAGGTTTCGACACTCGAATAGCCACTTCTCGGCCTTCATGGCCTCCTCCTGTCGCTGGCCCTGAAGTTCCTGAACCTGAACACCGAGGACGGGTGAGAAAGCGGGGTTTGGAGGAGGCGCAGGGACTGAATACAAGGTGAAGGCATCGGGCCCCGCGGGACCAGACCCAGCGAACTTGGAGGGGCGGGGCTTACAAGCCTAGGGAGGAGCTGGCCTGACTGAAGGGCGTTACCTACATATAAACGAGGGGGGGAGGCTAGGGGCTCAGCAGCACGCTGAGGGCCCACCAAAGCGAAAGGGGCGAGGGGTCCAGCGGCCTAGAGCACCACGCCCTCCGGGCTCTGCCCTGATCCCTGCCGCACCTGTCGTCGCTGTGCCTCGAGCTGGGCACGCAGTGAGCCGGCCCGGCGTAGCTCGTCCTCCAGCTGCCGCGTGCGCTCGGCGTGGCCCGCGTTACGCTCCTCCAGCTGCCGCACCTGCCGCCTCAGCTCCCGCAGCTCACCCAGGCGGCGCCGGCAGCTGCTCAGCGTGGCCTCCAGCTGCCCGGCACGCTCAGAGGACTGCCTGGGGGAGGAGGCAAGTCGGGAGAGGAGGCCTGGGTCTGCGGTCAGGGTTCAGCTTGGCTCTGAGGACCCCCCGGGTAGGGGAAGGTGTCATGTCACCTGGGGATGTAGGGGTTCAAGGTGGTGGATCATGAGGGTCAGGAGCCAGCCAGGGCCtggtgtttttttggggggtgggaggggtctTTAGGGGGCGCAGAGGGAGCCCTAAGTATCAATTGTTGGCCCAGGGTCATAATCAGGGTTCCTCAGGGGCGGGAGTGAATAGAATGACTGAGGCGTTACAGGGGGAATGATGGGGCCCAGAGGCTCTGAGGAACCCTCAAGGACACTTTGAGGTTACGAGGTGGCTATGGGATCAAATGAAGGCACGGTGAGGTCCTTCAGGGCAGAGCGCTATGCGGTCAAGATGCAGCAGGGATTCTCTAGACACTCTAACATTACAGGGGTGCTGGGGGTCACAGGAGAGCCTTTAGAGGTTACAGAAGACACAGGGAAGTCGAGGGAGTGGGTGATGGGGGGACCCACCAAGTGCTTTGGGATTGCAGGCGTGCTGTGGAGTCACGGGAAGGAAACGTCCTATCATGAGGGGGCACGGATGGGTGAAGAAGGGGGTGGCAAAGTTATCGCATTTGGGGTCCTGGAGGGAGCAACGGGATCCTGGGGCGTGATGGCCCCTGGCCAGCActggagcaggggcggggggctggtAGCTGGGGTCGCGGGGATGCTACAATGTCTGGGGAATATAACGTGGGCTCAAAAGGGCACACTATGAGGTCCTGGGGGGCACCATAGAAGCAGGGATCCTGGTGGCACCCAGAGGACATGGTGGAGTCCAGGATGGTGCGGTGGGGTTCAAgagctgggcctgggggtggAGCCAGGCAAGGGCGGGGCTACAGGGCAGGTGAGAACCTTCCTAAAAGCAAGACTTCGGGAAAGCAAGACGCAGAAAGGGCAagaactggggtgggggagttCATCCTTTATGAATGTTCTAACCTGCTCCTGCGGCCTTGCCCTTGCCtggttcccccccccaccccaccccccacccccccaggcccAGCTCAAAACTCCGCCCACTGCACCATCACTGTGGAGTCTAGGGGACACTGGGAGGGTTCACCGGGCATTTGGGGGGTTCTGAGGTACTATGGCATCAGAGGGACGCTGCGGCAACGACAGTAGGCAGGGGGGGACCCGGGGACCCACCACTCACCGCAGCTCGTCCATCTCATCCTTCAGGGCCTGCGCCTCCTGGGCCAGACTGGTCAGTGCCTGGTTCCGCTGCTGCAGCTCAGAGACCTCCCGCTCCAGCTCGGCACAGTGCAGACGCTCATCTTCCCTGCCGTTCTCCAGCCTGGAGGGGTAGGGACGGAGGGGGCGCTCGAGGGGGCTGGGCCCACGCCAATCCCCTGGCCTGGGGCCCAAACCCCGGCTCGCCGCACCTGAAGTTCTCCTCCTGCAGCTGCTCCAACTGGGACTGCAGCAGCAACAGCTTCTTAGCAGTGAGGCCAGTGGCACCCTCACCCTCTGGCCGGCCC
It includes:
- the HOOK2 gene encoding protein Hook homolog 2 isoform X1; the protein is MSVDKAELCGSLLTWLQTFHVPSPCTSPQDLSSGLAIAYVLNQIDPSWFNETWLQGISEDPGPNWRLKVSNLKTILQSLLEYSQDVLGHPVLEQHLPDVSLIGEFSDPEELGKLLQLVLGCAISCEKKQEHIQRIMTLEESVQHVVMEAIQELMTKDTPDSLSPETYGNFDNQSRRYYFLSEEADEGDELRQHCLDLERQLVLLSEEKQSLAQENAVLRERVGRPEGEGATGLTAKKLLLLQSQLEQLQEENFRLENGREDERLHCAELEREVSELQQRNQALTSLAQEAQALKDEMDELRQSSERAGQLEATLSSCRRRLGELRELRRQVRQLEERNAGHAERTRQLEDELRRAGSLRAQLEAQRRQVQELQGQRQEEAMKAEKWLFECRNLEEKYELVTKEKERLLAERDSLREANEELRCAQLQPRGLTQADPSLDPTSPAVENLAAEILPAELSPAHSPVGRETLLRLQLENKQLCQQEAAYRERQEELQRHLEEANRARHGLETQLRLNQQQLLELRAQVEDLQKALQEQGGKTEDVSAHLLPAWPSLVPPSNPPLSPPCCSMPPAVHRKYRGPRVAPSTLTPRWSWDAWAPHSPSACSLPQSTLLKRKLEEHLQKLHEADLELQRKREYIEELEPPADSSTARRIEELQHSLQKKDADLRAMEERYRRYVDKARTVIQTLEPKQRPPGGAPPELHTLRTQLRERDVRIRHLEMDFEKSRSQREQEEKLLISAWYNMGMALQQRAGEERAPAHAQSFLAQQRLATNTRRGPLGRLASLNMRSTDKH
- the HOOK2 gene encoding protein Hook homolog 2 isoform X2, which produces MSVDKAELCGSLLTWLQTFHVPSPCTSPQDLSSGLAIAYVLNQIDPSWFNETWLQGISEDPGPNWRLKVSNLKTILQSLLEYSQDVLGHPVLEQHLPDVSLIGEFSDPEELGKLLQLVLGCAISCEKKQEHIQRIMTLEESVQHVVMEAIQELMTKDTPDSLSPETYGNFDNQSRRYYFLSEEADEGDELRQHCLDLERQLVLLSEEKQSLAQENAVLRERVGRPEGEGATGLTAKKLLLLQSQLEQLQEENFRLENGREDERLHCAELEREVSELQQRNQALTSLAQEAQALKDEMDELRQSSERAGQLEATLSSCRRRLGELRELRRQVRQLEERNAGHAERTRQLEDELRRAGSLRAQLEAQRRQVQELQGQRQEEAMKAEKWLFECRNLEEKYELVTKEKERLLAERDSLREANEELRCAQLQPRGLTQADPSLDPTSPAVENLAAEILPAELSPAHSPVGRETLLRLQLENKQLCQQEAAYRERQEELQRHLEEANRARHGLETQLRLNQQQLLELRAQVEDLQKALQEQGGKTEDVSAHLLPAWPSLVPPSNPPLSPPCCSMPPAVHRKYRGPRVAPSTLTPRWSWDAWAPHSPSACSLPQSTLLKRKLEEHLQKLHEADLELQRKREYIEELEPPADSSTRRIEELQHSLQKKDADLRAMEERYRRYVDKARTVIQTLEPKQRPPGGAPPELHTLRTQLRERDVRIRHLEMDFEKSRSQREQEEKLLISAWYNMGMALQQRAGEERAPAHAQSFLAQQRLATNTRRGPLGRLASLNMRSTDKH
- the HOOK2 gene encoding protein Hook homolog 2 isoform X6 produces the protein MSVDKAELCGSLLTWLQTFHVPSPCTSPQDLSSGLAIAYVLNQIDPSWFNETWLQGISEDPGPNWRLKVSNLKTILQSLLEYSQDVLGHPVLEQHLPDVSLIGEFSDPEELGKLLQLVLGCAISCEKKQEHIQRIMTLEESVQHVVMEAIQELMTKDTPDSLSPETYGNFDNQSRRYYFLSEEADEGDELRQHCLDLERQLVLLSEEKQSLAQENAVLRERVGRPEGEGATGLTAKKLLLLQSQLEQLQEENFRLENGREDERLHCAELEREVSELQQRNQALTSLAQEAQALKDEMDELRQSSERAGQLEATLSSCRRRLGELRELRRQVRQLEERNAGHAERTRQLEDELRRAGSLRAQLEAQRRQVQELQGQRQEEAMKAEKWLFECRNLEEKYELVTKEKERLLAERDSLREANEELRCAQLQPRGLTQADPSLDPTSPAVENLAAEILPAELSPAHSPVGRETLLRLQLENKQLCQQEAAYRERQEELQRHLEEANRARHGLETQLRLNQQQLLELRAQVEDLQKALQEQGGKTEDSISTLLKRKLEEHLQKLHEADLELQRKREYIEELEPPADSSTARRIEELQHSLQKKDADLRAMEERYRRYVDKARTVIQTLEPKQRPPGGAPPELHTLRTQLRERDVRIRHLEMDFEKSRSQREQEEKLLISAWYNMGMALQQRAGEERAPAHAQSFLAQQRLATNTRRGPLGRLASLNMRSTDKH
- the HOOK2 gene encoding protein Hook homolog 2 isoform X5; its protein translation is MSVDKAELCGSLLTWLQTFHVPSPCTSPQDLSSGLAIAYVLNQIDPSWFNETWLQGISEDPGPNWRLKVSNLKTILQSLLEYSQDVLGHPVLEQHLPDVSLIGEFSDPEELGKLLQLVLGCAISCEKKQEHIQRIMTLEESVQHVVMEAIQELMTKDTPDSLSPETYGNFDNQSRRYYFLSEEADEGDELRQHCLDLERQLVLLSEEKQSLAQENAVLRERVGRPEGEGATGLTAKKLLLLQSQLEQLQEENFRLENGREDERLHCAELEREVSELQQRNQALTSLAQEAQALKDEMDELRQSSERAGQLEATLSSCRRRLGELRELRRQVRQLEERNAGHAERTRQLEDELRRAGSLRAQLEAQRRQVQELQGQRQEEAMKAEKWLFECRNLEEKYELVTKEKERLLAERDSLREANEELRCAQLQPRGLTQADPSLDPTSPAVENLAAEILPAELSPAHSPVGRETLLRLQLENKQLCQQEAAYRERQEELQRHLEEANRARHGLETQLRLNQQQLLELRAQVEDLQKALQEQGGKTEDVSAHLLPAWPSLVPPSNPPLSPPCCSMPPAVHLHPTEEEAGGASLRERQKLHEADLELQRKREYIEELEPPADSSTRRIEELQHSLQKKDADLRAMEERYRRYVDKARTVIQTLEPKQRPPGGAPPELHTLRTQLRERDVRIRHLEMDFEKSRSQREQEEKLLISAWYNMGMALQQRAGEERAPAHAQSFLAQQRLATNTRRGPLGRLASLNMRSTDKH
- the HOOK2 gene encoding protein Hook homolog 2 isoform X13, with translation MTLEESVQHVVMEAIQELMTKDTPDSLSPETYGNFDNQSRRYYFLSEEADEGDELRQHCLDLERQLVLLSEEKQSLAQENAVLRERVGRPEGEGATGLTAKKLLLLQSQLEQLQEENFRLENGREDERLHCAELEREVSELQQRNQALTSLAQEAQALKDEMDELRQSSERAGQLEATLSSCRRRLGELRELRRQVRQLEERNAGHAERTRQLEDELRRAGSLRAQLEAQRRQVQELQGQRQEEAMKAEKWLFECRNLEEKYELVTKEKERLLAERDSLREANEELRCAQLQPRGLTQADPSLDPTSPAVENLAAEILPAELSPAHSPVGRETLLRLQLENKQLCQQEAAYRERQEELQRHLEEANRARHGLETQLRLNQQQLLELRAQVEDLQKALQEQGGKTEDVSAHLLPAWPSLVPPSNPPLSPPCCSMPPAVHRKYRGPRVAPSTLTPRWSWDAWAPHSPSACSLPQSTLLKRKLEEHLQKLHEADLELQRKREYIEELEPPADSSTARRIEELQHSLQKKDADLRAMEERYRRYVDKARTVIQTLEPKQRPPGGAPPELHTLRTQLRERDVRIRHLEMDFEKSRSQREQEEKLLISAWYNMGMALQQRAGEERAPAHAQSFLAQQRLATNTRRGPLGRLASLNMRSTDKH
- the HOOK2 gene encoding protein Hook homolog 2 isoform X8 is translated as MSVDKAELCGSLLTWLQTFHVPSPCTSPQDLSSGLAIAYVLNQIDPSWFNETWLQGISEDPGPNWRLKVSNLKTILQSLLEYSQDVLGHPVLEQHLPDVSLIGEFSDPEELGKLLQLVLGCAISCEKKQEHIQRIMTLEESVQHVVMEAIQELMTKDTPDSLSPETYGNFDNQSRRYYFLSEEADEGDELRQHCLDLERQLVLLSEEKQSLAQENAVLRERVGRPEGEGATGLTAKKLLLLQSQLEQLQEENFRLENGREDERLHCAELEREVSELQQRNQALTSLAQEAQALKDEMDELRQSSERAGQLEATLSSCRRRLGELRELRRQVRQLEERNAGHAERTRQLEDELRRAGSLRAQLEAQRRQVQELQGQRQEEAMKAEKWLFECRNLEEKYELVTKEKERLLAERDSLREANEELRCAQLQPRGLTQADPSLDPTSPAVENLAAEILPAELSPAHSPVGRETLLRLQLENKQLCQQEAAYRERQEELQRHLEEANRARHGLETQLRLNQQQLLELRAQVEDLQKALQEQGGKTEDSTLLKRKLEEHLQKLHEADLELQRKREYIEELEPPADSSTRRIEELQHSLQKKDADLRAMEERYRRYVDKARTVIQTLEPKQRPPGGAPPELHTLRTQLRERDVRIRHLEMDFEKSRSQREQEEKLLISAWYNMGMALQQRAGEERAPAHAQSFLAQQRLATNTRRGPLGRLASLNMRSTDKH
- the HOOK2 gene encoding protein Hook homolog 2 isoform X7, translating into MSVDKAELCGSLLTWLQTFHVPSPCTSPQDLSSGLAIAYVLNQIDPSWFNETWLQGISEDPGPNWRLKVSNLKTILQSLLEYSQDVLGHPVLEQHLPDVSLIGEFSDPEELGKLLQLVLGCAISCEKKQEHIQRIMTLEESVQHVVMEAIQELMTKDTPDSLSPETYGNFDNQSRRYYFLSEEADEGDELRQHCLDLERQLVLLSEEKQSLAQENAVLRERVGRPEGEGATGLTAKKLLLLQSQLEQLQEENFRLENGREDERLHCAELEREVSELQQRNQALTSLAQEAQALKDEMDELRQSSERAGQLEATLSSCRRRLGELRELRRQVRQLEERNAGHAERTRQLEDELRRAGSLRAQLEAQRRQVQELQGQRQEEAMKAEKWLFECRNLEEKYELVTKEKERLLAERDSLREANEELRCAQLQPRGLTQADPSLDPTSPAVENLAAEILPAELSPAHSPVGRETLLRLQLENKQLCQQEAAYRERQEELQRHLEEANRARHGLETQLRLNQQQLLELRAQVEDLQKALQEQGGKTEDSTLLKRKLEEHLQKLHEADLELQRKREYIEELEPPADSSTARRIEELQHSLQKKDADLRAMEERYRRYVDKARTVIQTLEPKQRPPGGAPPELHTLRTQLRERDVRIRHLEMDFEKSRSQREQEEKLLISAWYNMGMALQQRAGEERAPAHAQSFLAQQRLATNTRRGPLGRLASLNMRSTDKH
- the HOOK2 gene encoding protein Hook homolog 2 isoform X10 yields the protein MSVDKAELCGSLLTWLQTFHVPSPCTSPQDLSSGLAIAYVLNQIDPSWFNETWLQGISEDPGPNWRLKVSNLKTILQSLLEYSQDVLGHPVLEQHLPDVSLIGEFSDPEELGKLLQLVLGCAISCEKKQEHIQRIMTLEESVQHVVMEAIQELMTKDTPDSLSPETYGNFDNQSRRYYFLSEEADEGDELRQHCLDLERQLVLLSEEKQSLAQENAVLRERVGRPEGEGATGLTAKKLLLLQSQLEQLQEENFRLENGREDERLHCAELEREVSELQQRNQALTSLAQEAQALKDEMDELRQSSERAGQLEATLSSCRRRLGELRELRRQVRQLEERNAGHAERTRQLEDELRRAGSLRAQLEAQRRQVQELQGQRQEEAMKAEKWLFECRNLEEKYELVTKEKERLLAERDSLREANEELRCAQLQPRGLTQADPSLDPTSPAVENLAAEILPAELRETLLRLQLENKQLCQQEAAYRERQEELQRHLEEANRARHGLETQLRLNQQQLLELRAQVEDLQKALQEQGGKTEDSTLLKRKLEEHLQKLHEADLELQRKREYIEELEPPADSSTRRIEELQHSLQKKDADLRAMEERYRRYVDKARTVIQTLEPKQRPPGGAPPELHTLRTQLRERDVRIRHLEMDFEKSRSQREQEEKLLISAWYNMGMALQQRAGEERAPAHAQSFLAQQRLATNTRRGPLGRLASLNMRSTDKH
- the HOOK2 gene encoding protein Hook homolog 2 isoform X9, with protein sequence MSVDKAELCGSLLTWLQTFHVPSPCTSPQDLSSGLAIAYVLNQIDPSWFNETWLQGISEDPGPNWRLKVSNLKTILQSLLEYSQDVLGHPVLEQHLPDVSLIGEFSDPEELGKLLQLVLGCAISCEKKQEHIQRIMTLEESVQHVVMEAIQELMTKDTPDSLSPETYGNFDNQSRRYYFLSEEADEGDELRQHCLDLERQLVLLSEEKQSLAQENAVLRERVGRPEGEGATGLTAKKLLLLQSQLEQLQEENFRLENGREDERLHCAELEREVSELQQRNQALTSLAQEAQALKDEMDELRQSSERAGQLEATLSSCRRRLGELRELRRQVRQLEERNAGHAERTRQLEDELRRAGSLRAQLEAQRRQVQELQGQRQEEAMKAEKWLFECRNLEEKYELVTKEKERLLAERDSLREANEELRCAQLQPRGLTQADPSLDPTSPAVENLAAEILPAELRETLLRLQLENKQLCQQEAAYRERQEELQRHLEEANRARHGLETQLRLNQQQLLELRAQVEDLQKALQEQGGKTEDSTLLKRKLEEHLQKLHEADLELQRKREYIEELEPPADSSTARRIEELQHSLQKKDADLRAMEERYRRYVDKARTVIQTLEPKQRPPGGAPPELHTLRTQLRERDVRIRHLEMDFEKSRSQREQEEKLLISAWYNMGMALQQRAGEERAPAHAQSFLAQQRLATNTRRGPLGRLASLNMRSTDKH
- the HOOK2 gene encoding protein Hook homolog 2 isoform X3; this translates as MSVDKAELCGSLLTWLQTFHVPSPCTSPQDLSSGLAIAYVLNQIDPSWFNETWLQGISEDPGPNWRLKVSNLKTILQSLLEYSQDVLGHPVLEQHLPDVSLIGEFSDPEELGKLLQLVLGCAISCEKKQEHIQRIMTLEESVQHVVMEAIQELMTKDTPDSLSPETYGNFDNQSRRYYFLSEEADEGDELRQHCLDLERQLVLLSEEKQSLAQENAVLRERVGRPEGEGATGLTAKKLLLLQSQLEQLQEENFRLENGREDERLHCAELEREVSELQQRNQALTSLAQEAQALKDEMDELRQSSERAGQLEATLSSCRRRLGELRELRRQVRQLEERNAGHAERTRQLEDELRRAGSLRAQLEAQRRQVQELQGQRQEEAMKAEKWLFECRNLEEKYELVTKEKERLLAERDSLREANEELRCAQLQPRGLTQADPSLDPTSPAVENLAAEILPAELRETLLRLQLENKQLCQQEAAYRERQEELQRHLEEANRARHGLETQLRLNQQQLLELRAQVEDLQKALQEQGGKTEDVSAHLLPAWPSLVPPSNPPLSPPCCSMPPAVHRKYRGPRVAPSTLTPRWSWDAWAPHSPSACSLPQSTLLKRKLEEHLQKLHEADLELQRKREYIEELEPPADSSTARRIEELQHSLQKKDADLRAMEERYRRYVDKARTVIQTLEPKQRPPGGAPPELHTLRTQLRERDVRIRHLEMDFEKSRSQREQEEKLLISAWYNMGMALQQRAGEERAPAHAQSFLAQQRLATNTRRGPLGRLASLNMRSTDKH